In the Verrucomicrobiia bacterium genome, one interval contains:
- a CDS encoding ABC-F family ATP-binding cassette domain-containing protein: MINFTNLSKSFSAHQVFSGISGVIATGDRIAIIGRNGAGKSTLLDVLRGASPPDSGSVQLGGEIIGYAAQDIQADCLVSKLVAELEEWRVLYALSQVQLQPTVIEQSVRELSGGQRTRLALALTLAQDPAPTTLLLDEPTNNLDNEGLVWLESFIQHYRGSVVMVSHDRSFINAVATKVWQLDKAELREFKGNYDAYSAQIAQEQALRAKEYEKYQEDRKRIQRLIREANDRSQRGVRDSRQRDNDKFLKNFKNEYVQNSLGGRAKALQTKLEKLEQTEKPQVEKRYTTHLLGAVHTSKIVLGVQEVTKSFGGKGLLQPLSFELRGGDRLWVRGENGTGKSTLLKLVAGQFAPTSGNIAYGANIRVGYFSQDVYGLEPTKTIFAATQAAGIFDETLVYQQAKALDLSPEMLHKPTGELSRGQQAKASFLLLLLGQFNLLVLDEPTNHLDIPTRETIEAALNEYKGALVVASHDRYFVDRLRPNKTVTLTRPTN; this comes from the coding sequence ATGATCAATTTTACAAACCTTTCAAAATCTTTTTCAGCCCACCAAGTGTTTAGTGGTATCAGCGGTGTCATTGCCACCGGGGACCGCATTGCCATAATTGGCCGTAATGGTGCGGGGAAATCAACATTGCTTGATGTTCTGCGTGGCGCGTCGCCGCCAGATAGCGGCTCGGTACAGCTGGGTGGGGAAATTATTGGCTACGCAGCTCAAGATATTCAAGCTGACTGCCTAGTGAGCAAACTGGTTGCAGAGCTTGAAGAGTGGCGGGTGCTGTATGCGCTATCGCAGGTGCAGTTGCAGCCAACAGTTATCGAGCAGTCAGTGCGTGAATTAAGCGGTGGACAGCGGACTCGATTGGCGCTCGCGCTGACCTTGGCCCAAGACCCTGCCCCCACTACCCTACTGCTTGACGAGCCGACAAATAATTTGGATAACGAGGGCTTAGTGTGGCTTGAAAGTTTTATCCAGCACTATCGCGGCAGTGTGGTGATGGTCAGCCACGACCGCTCTTTTATTAATGCCGTTGCAACGAAGGTATGGCAGTTAGATAAGGCTGAGCTCAGAGAGTTTAAAGGCAATTACGATGCCTACAGCGCGCAAATTGCCCAAGAACAAGCCCTGAGGGCTAAAGAGTACGAAAAATATCAAGAAGACCGAAAGCGCATCCAGCGCCTTATTCGCGAGGCGAACGACCGTTCTCAGCGTGGCGTGCGCGATAGCCGCCAGCGCGACAACGACAAATTTCTCAAGAATTTTAAAAACGAATATGTTCAAAATTCGCTAGGCGGGCGGGCAAAAGCGCTGCAAACCAAGCTAGAAAAACTTGAACAAACTGAAAAACCTCAGGTTGAAAAACGCTACACGACCCACCTTTTGGGAGCGGTGCATACATCAAAAATAGTGCTCGGCGTTCAGGAAGTAACAAAATCCTTTGGCGGTAAAGGGTTACTGCAGCCTCTGTCGTTTGAACTGCGCGGAGGCGATAGACTGTGGGTACGGGGCGAAAATGGAACCGGTAAGTCAACCCTCCTAAAGCTCGTAGCGGGCCAGTTTGCACCAACAAGCGGTAACATCGCTTATGGGGCGAATATCAGGGTGGGATATTTTTCACAAGATGTCTACGGTCTGGAGCCAACGAAGACTATTTTTGCAGCCACTCAAGCAGCGGGTATCTTCGACGAAACTTTGGTATACCAACAAGCAAAAGCGCTCGACTTATCGCCTGAAATGCTCCACAAGCCAACTGGCGAACTGTCGCGCGGCCAGCAAGCGAAGGCAAGCTTCTTGCTGCTTCTTTTAGGCCAATTTAACCTGCTGGTGCTGGATGAGCCAACGAACCATCTGGATATTCCAACCCGCGAAACAATTGAAGCTGCACTGAATGAATACAAGGGGGCTTTAGTGGTCGCTTCGCACGACCGGTATTTTGTGGATAGATTGCGGCCAAATAAAACGGTTACTCTAACCCGGCCTACAAATTAA
- a CDS encoding NUDIX hydrolase yields the protein MTQLKKWHITKSRYIVNDRWLKLRADDCLTADGHKIAPYYVVEHPEWANCFVIDDQMQVLLVNHYRHGIGEYLPELVSGGIDASDSSPLAGITRELKEELGYVGGEVHPIGASYPNSASHTNRVHSFIAFGGGCQQPQQLENGEDLEIIKMPFKDFATMIQDPTSGTYQSMHLATIFFAFQFIKKSSLPELQEIKKLL from the coding sequence ATGACTCAACTCAAGAAATGGCACATTACTAAATCTCGCTATATTGTTAACGACCGATGGCTCAAGCTTCGCGCAGATGACTGCTTAACAGCCGATGGACACAAAATCGCACCTTATTATGTAGTAGAGCATCCGGAGTGGGCAAATTGTTTTGTTATTGACGATCAAATGCAGGTACTCCTGGTGAATCACTATCGCCATGGTATCGGTGAATATCTTCCCGAACTTGTCAGTGGCGGCATCGACGCTTCCGATAGCTCGCCGCTAGCTGGAATTACCCGCGAACTAAAGGAAGAGCTGGGCTATGTTGGCGGGGAAGTGCATCCAATTGGCGCGAGCTACCCAAACTCGGCCAGCCACACCAATCGAGTGCATTCGTTTATCGCGTTTGGCGGAGGCTGCCAACAACCGCAACAACTCGAAAACGGCGAAGACTTAGAAATTATTAAAATGCCGTTTAAAGACTTTGCGACGATGATCCAAGATCCTACCTCTGGCACTTACCAAAGCATGCACCTGGCGACAATCTTTTTCGCCTTTCAGTTTATTAAAAAATCTTCCTTACCCGAGCTGCAAGAAATTAAAAAGTTGCTATAA
- a CDS encoding DUF4082 domain-containing protein: MRSIHTPTIWQAFKWRYAAFALLAVVAIAGIVRFGFAGASQETYSLWGTSAKPRIVTDPDILSVELGVRFNSSKSGKVTGVEFYKGSKNRGTHVGSLWDNTGKRLASVTFKSETASGWQTAAFPEPVQIEANKIYTVSYHAPRGHYSVTEHYFTKNSRTNGPLTAPKSGPELLNGVYAYGSNSSYPTSSYRGSNYWVDVLFIPDTTQKPTIPEKVTAEPEKEGITVTWQASSAVGDTISEYIILRNDQEIARVPGSELRYHDTQGLENNSTYSYRVQAIDSNGRKSDLSIAAEVLFLAPVSVWPDNTIPAVQHHDDTESVELGVKFRSHTNGKVLGVKFYKGEKNTGQHTGSLWDAQGNKLASVSFTNESTAGWQRAYFSEPVAIAANTTYIVSYHAPHGFYAAEPGYFHNQAAKNGPLSALQNHTDGENGVYKYGASSFPTHSYNAANYWVDVIFRPTATTAQPTVPANVTATQNQAAITVAWQPSTSPNGTISGYRIFRNGNQIAALNGDARHFTDNQNLEDQKTYGYQVQAIDVKGEVSELSSAVGVVYIAPKAPVDLKDLPRVPWEGGPSFYEQFPQAKSHGWTNPHFFPIGLWGATVENQRDVDTDKAIGINTYLEIYKDGARPNVYPNFEAIRQSGMSAIHQHTDAPNVGNETVGWFVSDEPEQFGQAPGQVLNHLKTKKAQLPKDGRFHYTNFTGNMILPNYTPGDTIAAEWLDQNDVVSLDIYWYTRDLVCGGSVAGEIWKDGSGAKQPHGNGYNDLSYDECHRASNYGHQIDAQRRLAALSGKREPVWGFIETGHPFTDPENRGITPNQLAGAVWNSLIHEARGINYFNHSFSGPCQSSNVVRDPLYVGRDCYAAIRAKVKQVNAQITELAPVLNSQSFSYSFNPKLDTMLKEKNGSYYIFAMPAGVKGGSATSQQSLRLPNGLTASKAEVLFENRSLPITDGQFTDTFAADHTYHIYKITP, translated from the coding sequence ATGCGCAGCATACATACACCAACTATTTGGCAAGCTTTTAAGTGGCGTTACGCCGCATTCGCCCTTCTGGCAGTTGTAGCGATTGCCGGCATTGTGCGCTTTGGTTTTGCCGGTGCTAGCCAAGAAACTTATAGCCTGTGGGGTACCTCGGCGAAACCGCGCATCGTCACCGATCCGGATATCCTGAGCGTTGAGCTTGGCGTCCGTTTTAACAGCAGTAAAAGCGGCAAGGTAACCGGGGTAGAGTTCTACAAAGGCTCTAAAAACCGTGGCACGCACGTCGGTTCGCTTTGGGATAATACCGGTAAGCGCCTCGCGAGCGTGACATTTAAAAGTGAAACGGCCAGCGGCTGGCAAACAGCAGCATTCCCAGAACCGGTGCAGATTGAGGCCAACAAAATCTACACCGTATCGTACCACGCGCCGCGCGGGCACTACTCGGTAACCGAGCACTACTTCACTAAAAATAGCCGCACAAACGGGCCTTTAACTGCACCAAAAAGTGGCCCCGAGCTCTTAAACGGCGTCTATGCCTATGGCAGTAACAGCAGCTACCCCACGAGTAGCTACCGTGGCAGCAATTACTGGGTGGATGTTTTGTTCATCCCAGATACAACCCAAAAACCAACGATCCCCGAAAAAGTGACCGCCGAGCCAGAAAAAGAGGGGATTACAGTGACTTGGCAGGCGAGTAGCGCCGTTGGTGACACAATTAGCGAATATATTATCCTCCGAAACGATCAAGAAATTGCCCGCGTTCCGGGCAGTGAACTTCGCTACCACGACACACAGGGTCTAGAAAACAACAGCACCTATTCCTATCGAGTTCAAGCTATCGATTCAAACGGCCGAAAATCTGATTTGTCTATAGCAGCCGAGGTGCTATTTCTAGCACCAGTCAGCGTCTGGCCAGATAACACCATCCCCGCCGTACAACACCACGATGACACCGAAAGCGTTGAGCTTGGCGTAAAATTCCGTAGCCACACCAACGGGAAAGTGCTTGGCGTGAAGTTTTACAAGGGCGAAAAGAATACCGGACAACACACCGGCAGTCTGTGGGATGCTCAAGGCAACAAGCTCGCCAGCGTTAGCTTTACCAATGAAAGTACCGCCGGCTGGCAGCGAGCCTACTTTAGTGAACCAGTCGCTATTGCCGCCAACACGACCTACATCGTGTCATATCACGCGCCTCACGGGTTTTACGCTGCCGAGCCGGGCTATTTCCATAACCAAGCTGCTAAAAATGGCCCCTTGTCCGCCCTGCAGAACCACACCGACGGCGAAAACGGCGTCTACAAGTATGGCGCCTCTAGTTTTCCAACTCACAGCTACAATGCAGCCAACTACTGGGTAGATGTCATTTTCCGGCCGACCGCTACAACCGCTCAGCCCACCGTACCGGCAAATGTGACGGCTACCCAAAATCAAGCCGCCATCACCGTGGCCTGGCAGCCCAGCACCAGCCCTAATGGCACAATATCGGGTTACCGCATTTTCCGAAACGGCAACCAAATCGCAGCACTTAACGGCGACGCCCGCCACTTTACCGACAACCAAAACCTTGAAGACCAAAAAACCTACGGCTACCAAGTACAGGCCATCGACGTCAAAGGAGAGGTATCTGAGCTTTCATCTGCCGTGGGCGTCGTGTATATCGCCCCCAAAGCCCCAGTCGACCTAAAGGACTTGCCACGTGTGCCCTGGGAAGGCGGCCCAAGCTTCTACGAACAGTTTCCGCAGGCCAAAAGCCACGGCTGGACCAACCCTCATTTCTTCCCAATTGGCCTATGGGGCGCTACTGTTGAAAACCAACGCGACGTCGACACCGATAAAGCCATCGGTATCAACACGTATTTAGAAATCTACAAAGACGGCGCCCGACCCAATGTTTATCCAAATTTTGAAGCCATCCGCCAAAGCGGCATGTCGGCTATTCATCAACATACCGACGCCCCGAACGTTGGCAACGAAACCGTTGGCTGGTTTGTGAGCGATGAACCCGAGCAGTTTGGTCAGGCTCCAGGGCAAGTGCTGAATCACCTCAAGACCAAGAAGGCCCAACTACCCAAAGATGGCCGTTTCCATTACACCAACTTCACCGGTAATATGATCTTGCCAAACTACACGCCAGGAGATACCATTGCCGCAGAGTGGCTGGATCAAAACGATGTCGTATCGCTGGATATTTACTGGTACACCCGCGACCTTGTTTGCGGCGGGAGTGTTGCCGGCGAGATTTGGAAGGATGGCTCTGGCGCCAAACAGCCACACGGAAACGGCTACAACGACCTCAGTTACGATGAATGCCACCGCGCTTCAAATTATGGCCACCAGATCGACGCTCAGCGCCGGCTGGCGGCTTTAAGCGGTAAGCGCGAGCCAGTGTGGGGCTTTATTGAAACCGGCCACCCCTTCACCGACCCCGAGAACCGCGGCATTACACCTAATCAACTAGCTGGTGCAGTTTGGAATTCACTAATCCACGAAGCTCGCGGCATAAATTACTTCAATCACAGCTTTAGCGGCCCCTGCCAAAGCTCGAACGTCGTCCGCGACCCGCTATACGTCGGCCGCGACTGCTACGCTGCCATCCGCGCCAAAGTAAAACAGGTGAATGCCCAAATTACCGAGCTCGCCCCAGTACTCAACAGTCAGTCGTTCAGCTACAGCTTTAACCCCAAACTCGACACCATGCTGAAAGAAAAAAACGGCTCGTACTACATTTTTGCCATGCCAGCCGGCGTTAAGGGCGGCAGTGCCACCAGCCAGCAAAGCCTGCGTCTACCGAACGGCCTGACCGCAAGTAAGGCTGAAGTCTTGTTCGAAAACCGCAGCCTGCCAATAACGGACGGGCAATTTACCGATACCTTTGCCGCTGATCATACCTACCATATTTATAAAATTACTCCGTAG
- a CDS encoding VOC family protein — MDPEITFTGGVNIALKIPKYCYEDTVAFYRDTLKLEVKEEAIDNPTVSRTHSVVFGPNTVWLDCVDNYTHSEAWLEIQTPDVAKATDYLRTRGVTTKDEFEQIPADKHWITDPAGTVMIVSAPERAGAY; from the coding sequence ATGGATCCAGAGATTACTTTTACCGGCGGGGTAAACATCGCTCTAAAAATACCAAAATATTGTTATGAAGACACGGTAGCGTTCTACCGAGACACCTTAAAACTAGAAGTCAAGGAAGAAGCAATCGATAACCCTACCGTTTCGCGCACGCATTCGGTGGTGTTTGGGCCAAATACGGTATGGCTTGATTGCGTTGATAATTATACCCACAGCGAAGCCTGGCTGGAGATTCAAACGCCAGATGTGGCAAAAGCCACCGACTATCTTCGAACGCGCGGTGTGACAACTAAAGATGAGTTCGAGCAAATTCCGGCCGACAAACACTGGATCACTGATCCGGCTGGTACTGTAATGATTGTCAGCGCGCCCGAGCGAGCTGGCGCGTATTAG
- a CDS encoding VOC family protein, whose protein sequence is MKTQVYPYLNFKDNARQAMEFYQSVFGGKLDIATFKEYADMPQDPADGDKVMNAMLQADSVAFMAADTPSSMEYTPGNNFAMALSGDNEQELRGFWDKLAEGGTVVMPLDTAPWGDVFGMVVDGFGVQWMVDIAKQS, encoded by the coding sequence ATGAAAACACAAGTTTACCCTTACCTTAATTTTAAAGATAACGCTCGACAAGCTATGGAATTTTATCAGTCGGTGTTTGGTGGCAAGCTCGATATCGCCACTTTTAAAGAATACGCTGACATGCCGCAAGATCCGGCGGATGGCGATAAAGTAATGAACGCGATGCTGCAGGCCGATAGCGTTGCTTTTATGGCTGCCGACACACCAAGCAGCATGGAATACACGCCCGGAAATAACTTTGCCATGGCGCTTAGCGGCGATAACGAGCAAGAGCTGCGCGGCTTTTGGGATAAGCTTGCCGAAGGCGGCACCGTGGTGATGCCCTTAGACACAGCACCTTGGGGTGATGTATTTGGGATGGTGGTTGACGGGTTTGGTGTGCAGTGGATGGTGGATATTGCCAAACAGAGCTGA
- a CDS encoding Ada metal-binding domain-containing protein encodes MNFSQESYYKAVLAHDRRFDGQFFICVSSTGIYCRPVCSAQVPKIENCSFVATPAAAEKAGFRPCLRCRPERAPGTTPTLPSAAQQLAAHIDDTLLMQQTLADASRSFAMSPRHVRRLFAQEFGVEPKDYLTTKRLLFAKQLLQDTNLPIAQVAYAAGFATPGRLTINMRQSYGFTPRQLRKNRQDLPDQAVSLRTDYRPPFDWQNLLSFLRGRATPFERVLGDTYIRTINNYEIKVQNVAHKNQLLIEIPAALAGQSYRIVRRVRKLFDLDANPLVIAASLAEDPQLKKLIEQYPGLRVPGCWDNFEMLLRVILGQQVSVAGATTLMNRLASNIGTRPAQIAASTPEAIAQIGVPLKRATTIWQVGCMVQDGSLRLDEPNPVRFYERLVAIPGIGPWTAEYLQMRLLHWPDVLPAGDLGLQKAVQPGSRFTERQLRERAKKWQPWRSYATVLLWKSLDNQGG; translated from the coding sequence ATGAATTTTTCGCAAGAGTCATACTATAAAGCCGTCCTTGCTCACGACCGCCGGTTTGATGGTCAGTTTTTTATTTGTGTCAGCTCGACTGGCATATATTGCCGACCAGTCTGTTCGGCACAAGTACCAAAAATAGAAAATTGTTCGTTTGTTGCCACCCCAGCGGCTGCAGAAAAAGCCGGGTTTCGGCCTTGTCTGCGTTGTCGGCCCGAACGAGCGCCTGGCACCACTCCTACCCTACCATCTGCTGCACAGCAACTTGCCGCTCATATCGATGACACGCTACTTATGCAGCAAACACTGGCCGACGCCAGCCGCAGTTTCGCAATGAGCCCACGGCATGTACGCAGGCTGTTTGCTCAAGAATTTGGCGTTGAACCTAAAGATTACCTCACTACCAAGCGCTTGCTGTTTGCCAAACAATTATTACAAGACACCAACCTGCCCATAGCTCAAGTGGCGTACGCTGCCGGTTTTGCGACGCCTGGGCGACTCACTATTAATATGCGCCAATCATATGGCTTCACCCCGCGACAACTCCGGAAAAACCGCCAAGACCTACCCGATCAAGCAGTGAGTTTGCGCACGGATTATCGGCCACCGTTTGATTGGCAGAATCTGCTTAGTTTTCTCCGTGGCCGAGCAACGCCATTCGAGCGTGTTTTGGGCGATACCTACATTCGAACCATTAATAATTACGAAATCAAAGTCCAAAACGTCGCCCACAAAAATCAGTTGCTGATTGAAATACCCGCGGCCCTAGCCGGACAATCGTACCGGATTGTGCGCCGAGTAAGAAAATTGTTCGACCTCGATGCCAACCCGCTGGTGATTGCGGCCTCGCTGGCCGAGGATCCACAGTTGAAGAAGTTAATTGAGCAGTACCCAGGTCTGCGCGTTCCGGGGTGTTGGGATAATTTTGAAATGCTGCTGCGGGTTATTCTTGGCCAGCAGGTTAGTGTTGCAGGGGCAACGACTTTAATGAATCGCTTGGCGAGTAACATTGGTACTCGGCCGGCACAAATCGCGGCCAGCACGCCCGAAGCCATTGCGCAAATTGGCGTGCCACTTAAACGCGCGACGACGATTTGGCAGGTCGGCTGCATGGTGCAGGACGGCTCGCTACGACTTGACGAGCCAAACCCGGTGCGCTTTTACGAACGGCTGGTTGCCATTCCGGGTATCGGCCCGTGGACGGCCGAGTACTTGCAGATGCGCCTTTTACACTGGCCCGACGTTTTACCAGCTGGCGATTTGGGCCTACAGAAAGCCGTACAGCCCGGCAGCCGCTTCACCGAGCGCCAATTGCGCGAACGGGCCAAAAAATGGCAGCCCTGGCGCAGCTACGCCACGGTACTGTTATGGAAATCATTAGATAATCAAGGAGGCTAA
- a CDS encoding inositol monophosphatase, whose amino-acid sequence MNQPSPDLTFALQLARESSLIFKKYFGGAHTEWKADNTPLTLADTEINDLIIKRIAETYPGDAVYGEEASTTTESNRLWVIDPVDGTQPFENGIPVSTIVIALVGDGRPQLAVAYDPIADDLYYAEAGKGAYKNDQQIFCNQNQAVGASYFATSSFHPEDFASTGTVLDRIDTAKGKVFNFRSFTYSAMKVAEGKLSGAMLGVGRLYDTIAPALIVTEAGGTATDLAGGEVSYTGTSNGIVVSNGPLHGALLEYLRP is encoded by the coding sequence ATGAATCAACCGTCTCCTGACTTAACTTTTGCCCTTCAGCTCGCCCGTGAATCAAGCCTTATTTTTAAGAAGTATTTTGGTGGTGCCCATACCGAATGGAAAGCCGATAACACCCCGCTCACCCTAGCCGACACCGAAATTAACGACCTGATTATTAAAAGAATCGCCGAAACATACCCCGGCGATGCCGTCTATGGAGAAGAAGCTTCAACCACTACCGAAAGCAATCGACTATGGGTAATCGACCCGGTTGATGGCACGCAGCCTTTTGAAAATGGTATTCCCGTTTCGACAATTGTCATTGCACTAGTGGGTGACGGCCGGCCGCAACTGGCCGTAGCCTACGACCCGATAGCTGACGACCTGTATTATGCCGAAGCAGGGAAGGGTGCCTATAAAAACGATCAGCAGATTTTTTGCAACCAAAACCAAGCGGTTGGCGCCAGCTATTTTGCAACCAGCAGCTTTCACCCCGAGGATTTTGCTTCAACCGGCACAGTGCTCGACCGCATCGATACCGCTAAAGGCAAGGTGTTTAATTTTCGTTCGTTTACTTATTCAGCCATGAAAGTGGCCGAGGGCAAGCTATCGGGAGCTATGCTAGGGGTAGGACGACTTTACGACACCATCGCTCCGGCCCTAATTGTTACCGAAGCTGGCGGCACGGCCACCGATCTTGCCGGTGGGGAAGTGAGTTACACTGGCACTTCAAATGGGATAGTGGTGTCGAATGGCCCGCTTCATGGTGCATTGCTGGAATATTTACGGCCATAA
- a CDS encoding methylated-DNA--[protein]-cysteine S-methyltransferase, producing MTTFYKYLDTPAGTMLLTSDGTAITGMHWKVFKRAPTALPDWIQDDTPFAVLLQQLQEYFAGKRQVFDVPIKAHGTSFQLAVWGEIAKIPFGETSTYGQLAARIGRPSAMRAVGTAVGSNPHSIVVPCHRILATGGRITGYAGGLESKATLLALEGVPIRY from the coding sequence ATGACCACATTCTACAAATATCTCGATACGCCCGCCGGCACCATGCTCCTAACGAGCGACGGCACCGCCATAACCGGTATGCACTGGAAAGTATTTAAACGAGCGCCTACTGCCCTGCCCGACTGGATTCAAGATGATACGCCATTTGCGGTGCTCTTGCAACAGTTGCAGGAATATTTTGCCGGTAAGCGACAAGTGTTTGACGTCCCAATTAAAGCCCACGGTACTTCATTTCAACTAGCGGTTTGGGGAGAAATAGCCAAAATTCCCTTTGGCGAAACCAGCACTTACGGCCAGCTTGCAGCTCGAATCGGCCGACCTTCGGCCATGCGGGCAGTCGGTACGGCGGTGGGCAGCAATCCGCATTCGATTGTAGTGCCCTGCCATCGTATTCTCGCAACTGGTGGCCGAATCACGGGTTACGCTGGTGGTCTCGAGAGCAAAGCGACCTTACTGGCGCTTGAAGGCGTTCCGATCCGCTATTAA
- a CDS encoding SdrD B-like domain-containing protein: MSNANTVERLSSFAKRFAAYALSLFAVASGVVLFSAAPEASAAPATCNGTTVVAGFNRERWCGFFTNTGWTDGPALRGGTYSNVPSPGGSYVEPTAANPGVPAEVDTAAEYIAMVESDLNSSDPRAVTAAQFVILKMIGVQPAPGATVPKSVTPEQLADWKARVMSYANTTDAAGNSTGVNGSVTWKEPTHLPCGAINTYYLIDQNDVGSFFTDTVNDPNCPNPAFTEEYITFRDAGGNILFQIRRICFNPAGTFLALAPAPENGTVGNQIFEDNDKDGVYDPAKGDKPIPGVTVAIYRTDSSCTLDPTQLVTTTTTDADGLYQFTNLPVTSLEGTFARYIVVVTDDNNVLARYTNTQGTPNTDNNGQDPVGYCVEISLSTPSNQTGDFGYWQPYSLGNRVWIDTNNSGNIDAADGPNPGVAGVTLALYDCTGTQIATTTTDSAGYYRFDNLNPGCYEVEVVSDNFMAGNSLESCNISSTGALQSADPNNDTESDDNGIDPAQAGDAVRSGQVTLAIGEPANETDLAPSGQGAPNDAANMTVDFGFNCEELADTGTSVSLVATIGGILALAGGALAWRFRSVR, encoded by the coding sequence ATGAGCAATGCAAATACTGTCGAACGATTAAGTTCGTTCGCAAAGCGCTTTGCGGCTTACGCACTCAGTCTGTTCGCAGTCGCGAGTGGCGTAGTGCTTTTTAGCGCAGCACCAGAAGCAAGTGCCGCACCAGCAACATGTAACGGAACAACGGTAGTAGCCGGTTTCAATCGTGAGCGATGGTGTGGCTTTTTTACAAACACCGGCTGGACGGACGGGCCAGCACTCCGTGGCGGTACTTATAGTAACGTGCCAAGCCCAGGTGGTTCGTACGTTGAACCAACTGCAGCTAATCCAGGTGTACCCGCAGAAGTAGATACGGCTGCAGAGTACATTGCAATGGTAGAAAGCGACTTAAACAGCAGCGACCCACGGGCCGTCACCGCTGCCCAATTCGTGATCTTAAAGATGATTGGCGTCCAGCCAGCACCAGGGGCAACTGTTCCAAAATCTGTTACCCCAGAACAGCTGGCTGACTGGAAGGCTCGAGTCATGAGTTATGCCAACACCACTGATGCAGCAGGTAACTCAACCGGCGTAAATGGTTCAGTCACCTGGAAAGAACCAACTCATTTGCCGTGTGGCGCCATAAACACTTACTACTTGATTGACCAAAACGATGTTGGGTCATTCTTTACTGACACTGTCAACGATCCGAATTGCCCAAATCCAGCATTCACCGAAGAATATATTACTTTCCGCGATGCGGGCGGTAATATCCTCTTCCAAATTCGCCGTATCTGCTTTAACCCAGCCGGCACATTCTTGGCACTTGCACCTGCGCCAGAAAACGGCACCGTTGGTAACCAAATTTTTGAAGATAACGACAAAGATGGCGTATACGACCCAGCAAAAGGCGACAAGCCAATCCCAGGTGTCACGGTAGCAATCTACCGCACCGACAGTAGCTGTACATTGGATCCAACTCAGCTGGTCACGACAACCACGACCGACGCTGACGGCCTTTATCAGTTCACTAATCTGCCAGTTACCAGCCTCGAAGGAACCTTTGCGCGCTATATTGTGGTGGTGACAGACGACAATAATGTCCTGGCGAGATACACCAACACACAAGGTACGCCAAATACCGATAATAATGGCCAGGACCCAGTCGGTTACTGCGTAGAGATAAGTTTAAGCACTCCGAGCAACCAAACAGGTGACTTTGGCTACTGGCAGCCCTATAGCCTTGGTAACCGTGTTTGGATTGACACTAACAACTCGGGCAATATTGATGCAGCCGATGGCCCTAACCCGGGTGTCGCCGGTGTTACTTTGGCACTTTACGACTGTACAGGAACACAAATTGCTACCACCACGACTGACAGCGCAGGCTATTACCGCTTCGACAACTTGAACCCTGGCTGTTACGAAGTTGAAGTGGTCAGTGACAACTTTATGGCTGGTAATTCGCTTGAATCATGCAATATCAGTTCAACCGGCGCCCTACAAAGCGCAGATCCTAACAACGACACCGAGAGCGATGATAACGGTATCGACCCTGCCCAAGCTGGCGATGCCGTACGCTCAGGGCAAGTCACGCTCGCCATTGGCGAACCAGCTAACGAAACAGACCTCGCACCTAGCGGGCAAGGCGCACCAAACGATGCAGCCAACATGACGGTCGACTTCGGCTTCAACTGTGAAGAACTAGCCGACACCGGTACATCAGTATCACTCGTTGCCACTATCGGCGGCATCCTTGCCCTCGCCGGTGGCGCACTGGCCTGGCGCTTCCGCAGCGTGCGCTAG